The Kocuria sp. TGY1127_2 genome includes a window with the following:
- a CDS encoding IclR family transcriptional regulator yields MVERVHGAAHALDALLAFDAERDSLGVSELARRLGCSTSTAQRAVNTLCELQFLRRDDQTRRYYLGTAVLQLTKAWNRASSLKRFAEPIIIDLAATTGLVATFAVPDHAHMRSLVACDGKEGALRGYPMGGELFPAHAGAISKVYYAQLPEKARARFVTGRPMAKFTATTTTVPLQLEQEFRKIARVGYCSTHGEYDEAVSALAVPVLVKDDPLGAISVATRGDLVVDSTLIAQCKQASSDLQSLLSLQRRRR; encoded by the coding sequence ATGGTGGAACGTGTTCACGGAGCGGCACATGCTTTGGATGCCTTGCTGGCCTTCGATGCAGAACGTGACAGTCTGGGGGTTTCGGAACTCGCCAGACGTCTCGGTTGCAGCACATCGACAGCGCAGCGTGCCGTTAACACACTGTGCGAGCTCCAATTCCTGCGTCGTGACGACCAGACCAGGCGTTACTACCTGGGAACAGCCGTACTCCAGCTCACCAAGGCCTGGAATCGGGCAAGTTCTCTCAAGAGGTTCGCTGAACCCATCATCATCGATCTGGCCGCAACCACGGGGTTAGTAGCGACGTTTGCTGTGCCTGATCATGCCCACATGCGCTCCCTCGTCGCTTGCGACGGTAAGGAAGGCGCACTGCGGGGGTACCCGATGGGAGGAGAGTTGTTCCCCGCTCACGCCGGGGCGATTTCTAAGGTCTACTACGCACAGTTGCCCGAGAAGGCACGGGCCAGGTTTGTCACGGGTCGGCCGATGGCCAAGTTCACCGCTACAACTACAACCGTTCCATTACAGCTCGAGCAAGAGTTTCGAAAGATCGCGAGGGTCGGGTATTGCTCGACTCATGGGGAATATGATGAAGCGGTCTCGGCTCTGGCGGTTCCTGTGCTGGTGAAAGACGACCCGCTCGGCGCCATTTCTGTTGCCACGCGAGGCGATCTGGTCGTCGATTCCACACTGATTGCACAATGCAAGCAGGCCTCCAGCGATCTGCAATCGTTGCTTTCCCTGCAACGTCGCAGACGTTAA
- a CDS encoding sugar-binding transcriptional regulator, with product MTLSQTGDNWDPYLHDKRAKALEVASRYYAQGQTMQAIARALGMSRSTVSRLLSWAKEVGLIEVRVRPGRSNDLVIENRLKDEYGLESCTVVPTGSSDVGESLEAVALRGAHLVHELLESDMVMAISWGTMIDSVSRCLTPKSTVNCQVVQLNGFGNSITSGIHYSNLIMERFGTAFNAYVQQFPVPLFFDSPVTRDALFSERSIARIRRLQQTADLVLFNVGTLDDNLPNGPYLAGYYVGTDDSRELESEQCVGEISATYFRKDGSSHDIEFNRRTSGPDLEGLRSSRYRVCVTCGARKVTALYGALNGGLITHLVTDVTTAQQLIDQAKPSAR from the coding sequence GTGACACTTTCCCAGACCGGTGACAATTGGGACCCGTATCTCCACGACAAGCGGGCCAAAGCCCTCGAAGTCGCATCGCGGTATTACGCCCAGGGACAAACAATGCAGGCGATAGCGCGGGCTCTTGGTATGTCGCGTTCAACGGTCTCCCGACTGCTCAGCTGGGCTAAAGAGGTCGGACTCATCGAAGTCCGAGTCCGTCCAGGACGATCCAATGACTTGGTCATCGAGAATAGGCTAAAGGACGAATACGGCTTAGAAAGCTGTACGGTGGTTCCCACTGGATCGTCAGACGTGGGCGAAAGCCTTGAGGCGGTTGCTCTGCGCGGTGCGCATCTCGTTCATGAGCTGCTGGAGTCCGACATGGTCATGGCTATTTCTTGGGGCACCATGATCGATTCGGTGAGCAGATGCCTGACCCCCAAATCGACCGTCAATTGCCAAGTCGTTCAACTCAACGGATTCGGCAACTCCATCACCAGCGGGATCCACTACTCCAATCTGATCATGGAAAGGTTCGGTACTGCTTTCAACGCGTACGTCCAACAGTTCCCTGTGCCGCTTTTCTTCGACTCGCCCGTGACGCGTGACGCGCTGTTTTCCGAACGCAGCATTGCACGAATCCGGCGCCTGCAACAGACGGCGGACCTTGTCCTTTTCAACGTCGGCACGCTAGACGACAACCTGCCCAACGGCCCCTATCTGGCCGGCTACTACGTCGGCACGGACGACTCTCGAGAACTCGAATCCGAGCAATGTGTCGGTGAGATCTCGGCAACGTACTTCCGAAAGGACGGATCGTCGCATGACATTGAATTCAACCGCAGAACAAGCGGTCCCGACCTGGAGGGCCTCCGGTCCAGTCGCTACCGCGTATGCGTGACCTGTGGGGCCAGGAAGGTGACAGCCCTGTACGGTGCGTTGAACGGAGGCCTTATAACGCATCTGGTCACCGACGTTACAACGGCGCAGCAACTGATCGACCAAGCGAAGCCCTCAGCGCGGTAG
- a CDS encoding MFS transporter translates to MKVDKTDTSRSMRNRVVAASVIGTALEWYDFLLFGTAAAVVFGHVFFPSGDPAAGVLQSLATFAVGFFARPFGGIIFSHLGDKVGRKPVLTATVILMGAASTLMGLIPSYATIGVAAPILLVILRVLQGLGAGAELAGASLMAAEYAPKSRRGFFTALPNAGNGLGAAGAAIVLTPFTFLPQEAFLAWGWRVPFLLSSLLVVVGLYFRAKLTETPAYVHNVEEQESQARAPIVEVFKREPKTVIRGLLLSIGPNVATYVPSVYLLTYITDNLGLAASIGTIGLLIANVIKLATIPLAGYLSDRFGRQRIFIAGATLTILAAFPMFWLLDTKNTIAIWFAIVLVLTFALDLMLGSQQSMLAEMFQTNVRYTGMAFSREVASAAIGGTLPFIFAWLSNLTSGTWALSVVMIVLCVIAIAGVVGTPDRRDMDFVDPQKYKADGALETS, encoded by the coding sequence ATGAAAGTTGACAAGACAGACACCTCACGATCGATGCGCAATCGCGTCGTAGCTGCCAGTGTGATCGGAACTGCGTTGGAGTGGTACGACTTCTTGCTATTCGGAACCGCGGCGGCCGTAGTATTTGGCCACGTATTCTTTCCATCGGGCGATCCGGCCGCCGGGGTGCTCCAGTCGTTGGCGACTTTTGCGGTCGGCTTTTTCGCCCGGCCATTTGGCGGGATAATCTTCAGCCACCTCGGCGACAAGGTCGGGCGCAAGCCCGTGCTTACCGCAACGGTGATCCTCATGGGTGCAGCCTCCACGCTCATGGGCCTCATTCCCTCCTATGCCACAATCGGAGTGGCAGCGCCGATCCTCTTGGTCATCCTCCGCGTCCTTCAGGGTCTGGGCGCCGGAGCCGAGCTCGCCGGCGCCTCCCTGATGGCCGCAGAATATGCACCCAAGTCGCGGCGAGGCTTCTTCACGGCATTGCCGAATGCAGGCAACGGGCTGGGAGCTGCCGGCGCGGCGATCGTACTGACTCCGTTCACCTTTCTACCGCAGGAGGCGTTCCTGGCGTGGGGCTGGCGGGTTCCATTCTTGCTCAGTAGTCTGCTCGTCGTAGTCGGTCTGTACTTCCGAGCCAAGCTCACGGAGACCCCGGCCTACGTGCACAACGTGGAGGAACAGGAATCACAGGCCAGAGCGCCCATTGTAGAAGTGTTCAAGAGGGAACCGAAGACCGTGATTCGGGGATTGCTGTTGAGCATTGGGCCAAACGTGGCCACCTACGTGCCAAGCGTCTATCTGCTGACCTACATCACGGACAACCTAGGGCTCGCCGCCTCCATAGGGACAATCGGACTGCTCATTGCCAATGTCATCAAACTCGCGACAATACCGCTGGCTGGCTATCTGTCCGACAGATTCGGCAGACAAAGAATCTTCATCGCGGGCGCAACCCTGACGATCCTGGCTGCCTTCCCGATGTTCTGGCTACTCGACACCAAAAATACGATCGCGATCTGGTTCGCCATAGTTTTGGTGCTGACCTTTGCTCTGGACCTCATGCTGGGCTCGCAGCAGTCCATGTTGGCGGAGATGTTTCAGACGAACGTCCGGTACACGGGAATGGCGTTCAGTCGCGAAGTCGCATCCGCTGCGATCGGCGGTACGTTGCCCTTTATCTTCGCCTGGCTCAGTAACCTGACATCCGGCACCTGGGCTTTGTCAGTGGTCATGATCGTACTGTGTGTCATAGCAATCGCCGGGGTCGTCGGTACACCCGATCGACGTGACATGGACTTTGTCGACCCCCAGAAGTACAAGGCGGATGGAGCACTTGAGACTAGCTGA
- a CDS encoding FAD-dependent oxidoreductase, which yields MVTMHYEKKISIAPETDVLVVGSGPSGLAAAIAAGRSGNSTRIVEQYGFLGGNLTAGMVNPCMTSFSLDGSVQLVRGIFDEFITRLEQQGAAVHPSKTKSGTPYAGFMKFGHEAVTPFDPEAAKLEALDMCQEAGVDIVLHSFVVDTVVEHENVKGVIVGNKDGLTFFPAKITIDCSGDGDVVAHGGGKFDLGRTEDGLTQPMTVFFRIADVDDESVEEYKRQNPDEHFPYQHLVEQAQAEGTYDLPRRGVQLFKTMQPGVWSINTTRVLGKDGTKSADLTAAEIITRHQIPELMRFFHDRLPGLERARVTETAATVGVRESRRITGQYTLTLSDLVEGRHFNDVIAVAGYPADIHSPSSTQGPFDDELPATANIYEIPYSSLVPISLTGVIAAGRCISATHEALAAVRVMPPAFAIGQAAGEAAGLAIDHGVNPVEVDVTELQRRLTEEGAYLGPSYKVPMEA from the coding sequence ATGGTCACAATGCACTACGAGAAGAAAATCTCGATCGCGCCGGAAACCGACGTACTGGTGGTCGGCAGTGGACCTTCTGGGTTGGCGGCAGCAATAGCCGCGGGAAGATCTGGCAACAGCACCCGAATCGTGGAACAGTACGGCTTTCTAGGCGGGAACCTGACGGCGGGGATGGTGAACCCGTGCATGACATCATTCTCTCTGGACGGCTCTGTCCAACTGGTACGGGGGATCTTCGACGAGTTCATTACGCGACTAGAACAACAGGGTGCGGCTGTGCACCCTTCCAAGACTAAGTCAGGGACGCCATACGCTGGGTTCATGAAGTTCGGCCACGAGGCCGTCACACCATTCGACCCGGAGGCCGCCAAACTCGAGGCCCTGGATATGTGCCAAGAGGCCGGCGTCGACATCGTGCTTCACAGCTTTGTTGTCGACACCGTTGTCGAGCATGAGAACGTCAAGGGAGTCATCGTCGGGAACAAAGACGGCCTGACGTTCTTCCCGGCCAAAATCACCATCGACTGCAGCGGGGACGGTGACGTCGTCGCGCATGGTGGTGGAAAGTTCGACCTCGGACGCACCGAGGACGGACTGACTCAGCCGATGACAGTGTTCTTCCGCATAGCAGATGTAGACGACGAGTCCGTAGAAGAGTACAAACGGCAAAATCCCGATGAGCACTTCCCCTACCAGCACTTGGTGGAACAGGCACAGGCAGAGGGCACCTATGATCTTCCCCGCCGCGGAGTCCAGCTATTCAAAACCATGCAGCCCGGTGTCTGGAGTATCAACACAACGCGAGTCTTGGGCAAGGACGGCACGAAATCGGCAGATCTCACCGCTGCAGAAATCATCACACGCCACCAGATCCCCGAACTCATGCGGTTCTTTCACGACCGGCTTCCCGGCCTGGAACGGGCACGCGTCACCGAGACCGCCGCAACCGTAGGCGTGCGCGAGTCGCGGCGAATCACCGGGCAGTACACGTTGACCCTAAGCGATCTGGTCGAAGGGCGACATTTCAACGACGTCATCGCCGTTGCCGGATATCCCGCGGACATCCACAGCCCTTCAAGCACGCAGGGCCCCTTCGACGATGAGTTGCCGGCCACCGCAAATATCTACGAGATCCCCTATAGCTCCCTTGTCCCCATCTCGCTGACTGGTGTGATCGCCGCCGGTCGGTGCATATCGGCAACACACGAGGCTCTGGCGGCTGTGCGCGTCATGCCACCGGCCTTTGCGATCGGCCAGGCCGCCGGCGAGGCCGCCGGATTGGCAATCGACCATGGTGTCAATCCGGTCGAGGTAGACGTCACAGAATTGCAGCGTCGGCTCACTGAGGAGGGCGCTTACCTCGGACCCAGCTACAAGGTGCCGATGGAGGCGTGA
- a CDS encoding SLC13 family permease, which produces MSAPQTISLILLVLILIGAVWKKINIGTLSLCATFILLIIAGASVDEVYSSFPADLVILIIGVSLMFSHLELSGAIRWIINGVFRVVGDRHALIPWVGFLLGGFLSTVGIFGTGPVAILVPIIAFISVKYPGTYLINALGVIMGSIGLGMSPLNPTGATVHHLATKAGADYPVWTLWLVALVVTAAALAVLQIIFAIMTKRGKALIEPRASQVDEGAESSSEAINTPYAVGSIIGLFLFVLCVIAFGTDVGLTAMAITAILQLIFHPAQKDMLSRVPWGATLLIGGLLTYLGLLESVGTIDSIQNSMNGVASGAVLLLVLAYLTAVLCNVESSALGVLSLTMPLAYGFFSDSPHIFWIVAAVAIPSGLMVMNPIHIAGTLVVANAQQDRQNDVFRIFLFTSLGMTVVVPGLLSLIPLALSI; this is translated from the coding sequence TTGAGCGCGCCGCAGACCATATCCCTCATTTTGTTGGTTTTGATCTTGATAGGGGCGGTGTGGAAGAAAATCAACATTGGCACGCTGTCGTTGTGCGCTACGTTCATCCTCCTGATCATCGCTGGCGCTTCGGTTGATGAAGTTTACAGTAGCTTCCCTGCCGACCTGGTGATTCTGATTATCGGCGTATCCCTGATGTTCAGTCACTTGGAGCTCAGTGGGGCTATTCGCTGGATTATCAACGGTGTCTTCCGTGTTGTCGGAGACCGCCATGCGCTGATTCCGTGGGTGGGCTTCCTCCTCGGCGGTTTCCTTTCTACAGTGGGCATTTTCGGTACTGGCCCGGTGGCCATTCTGGTACCGATCATCGCATTCATCTCCGTCAAATATCCGGGCACCTACCTCATTAACGCGCTGGGCGTGATCATGGGATCCATCGGATTGGGAATGTCCCCATTGAATCCCACGGGAGCGACCGTCCATCACTTGGCGACGAAAGCAGGCGCCGATTACCCTGTATGGACCCTATGGCTTGTGGCCCTTGTGGTGACGGCTGCCGCTCTGGCGGTACTCCAGATCATTTTCGCCATCATGACCAAACGCGGCAAAGCGCTGATTGAACCGCGTGCATCGCAGGTTGACGAAGGAGCCGAATCCAGTTCAGAAGCCATCAATACGCCCTATGCGGTGGGCTCGATCATCGGACTGTTCCTGTTTGTGCTGTGCGTGATTGCCTTCGGCACCGACGTGGGTCTGACCGCCATGGCGATTACCGCAATTTTGCAGTTGATTTTTCATCCGGCTCAGAAAGACATGCTCAGTCGCGTCCCCTGGGGTGCCACGCTGCTGATCGGCGGGCTTCTGACCTACCTGGGTCTGCTGGAGTCCGTGGGGACGATCGACTCGATTCAGAACTCAATGAACGGGGTTGCTTCAGGTGCGGTCCTCTTGCTTGTCCTGGCCTATCTGACCGCGGTGCTGTGCAATGTGGAATCCTCTGCCCTGGGCGTGTTGAGCCTTACCATGCCGTTGGCCTATGGATTCTTCTCCGATTCGCCTCACATTTTCTGGATCGTGGCGGCGGTTGCCATCCCCTCAGGCCTGATGGTCATGAATCCGATTCATATTGCCGGAACGTTGGTTGTCGCCAACGCGCAGCAAGATCGACAGAATGACGTGTTTAGGATCTTCCTCTTTACATCCCTGGGCATGACGGTAGTGGTCCCCGGGTTGTTATCCCTTATTCCACTGGCCCTGAGTATTTGA
- a CDS encoding PrpF domain-containing protein: MNNKIPVSIVRGGTSRGVFLRIRDLPRELSEREALCVSLIGSPDPLAVDGLGGGASSNSKIMAVDLPDRITAIPGADKCPDGIDLVTLFAQVDPRSPSVDWSGNCGNLSAAVSAYALDQQLLARSGQRAVVRVWNMNTNSIFELEHDLDGGVLPQSGDFTIPGVPTPGPRIDLRFLAPGGEKTGSVLPCGPMTFLPEAGIEASLVDVTNPLVLIRAADVGLKSCGMPEELNKEPALLERLESIRREAGKLMGLPQSTAIPRVTCLFPAAGTHEVQTRTTSMGVLHHAIPVTGALALGAAAALGGTLLDEFVARAPSGDLVIQQPQGLVTTTAHTHQDHLKSAGIARTARIIMDGFTYSN, translated from the coding sequence ATGAACAACAAAATTCCAGTATCGATCGTGCGCGGTGGCACCAGCCGCGGTGTATTCCTCAGAATACGTGACCTACCCCGGGAGCTCTCCGAGCGGGAGGCCCTATGTGTTTCCTTGATCGGCAGTCCTGATCCACTGGCAGTCGATGGACTTGGGGGAGGGGCATCGTCAAACAGCAAGATTATGGCCGTCGACCTCCCGGACAGGATCACCGCTATACCCGGAGCTGACAAATGTCCCGACGGCATCGACCTGGTTACCTTATTCGCCCAAGTGGATCCACGATCTCCCAGCGTTGACTGGAGTGGCAACTGCGGAAACCTCAGCGCCGCGGTGAGCGCATATGCGCTGGACCAGCAACTGCTTGCACGAAGCGGGCAGCGGGCGGTCGTGCGAGTCTGGAATATGAACACCAATTCGATTTTCGAGCTGGAGCACGACCTCGACGGCGGCGTCCTGCCCCAGAGCGGTGATTTCACGATTCCCGGCGTGCCAACCCCCGGCCCTCGAATCGACTTGAGGTTTCTGGCACCGGGAGGCGAAAAGACGGGATCAGTACTGCCCTGCGGCCCGATGACGTTTCTCCCTGAAGCTGGTATCGAAGCGTCTCTGGTCGATGTCACCAATCCGTTGGTGCTAATCCGCGCGGCAGATGTTGGTCTTAAATCCTGCGGGATGCCAGAGGAACTCAATAAGGAACCAGCCCTACTGGAACGCCTCGAATCCATCCGTCGGGAGGCCGGCAAGCTCATGGGCCTGCCCCAAAGCACTGCGATCCCCCGTGTAACGTGTCTGTTCCCAGCTGCCGGGACGCATGAAGTTCAAACGCGAACGACATCCATGGGGGTCCTACACCACGCGATTCCCGTAACCGGGGCGCTGGCGTTGGGCGCGGCAGCAGCACTTGGAGGCACCCTGCTCGATGAATTCGTGGCGCGGGCTCCCAGCGGCGATCTTGTGATCCAACAGCCCCAGGGTCTTGTCACAACCACGGCCCATACACACCAGGATCATCTGAAATCCGCCGGCATCGCCCGTACCGCCAGAATCATCATGGACGGCTTCACTTACTCGAACTGA
- a CDS encoding APC family permease, which translates to MKQPQPPHLKRTLGTMSLTLFGLSYMAVGTVFTTYGIVNQLTEGHLVASYLVAVIVMLFTASSYAAMVRRYPVAGSAYTYVQQSFGGGLGFLAGWTLMLDYLFIPMINFLILGLYIGTQFPSVPHWVFILVALILVFVFNVLGISIVGKLNSVIVVVSLAAVMVFAVLAIKTALADPTAPGLMDPFIPSSSDYNPVFTGAGVLALSFLGFDAVSTLSEEAKNARRDIPRAIMLTTILGGLIFLLVAWCGARAYHLDDWSQASQELLDAAGMVLFSHVGGEPLTVVFLIITVAGCFGSGLAGQVAVSRILYAMGRDGILPRPLGFLSKRRGTPVVAAAAVSVVALLSLVLSLDQAAYMISFGAIAAFALVNLCVIRTYLFPRGGRPRRATALELLRFGLVPLIGFGLSVWLWVSLNPLTWAIGGIWILVGFGILVAKTHGFRRPVPALKFSEPIPDTQMIDELGIGQPLKHHR; encoded by the coding sequence GTGAAACAGCCGCAGCCTCCCCACTTGAAGCGCACCCTCGGCACCATGAGCCTGACTTTGTTTGGGCTGTCCTACATGGCCGTCGGAACCGTGTTCACAACGTATGGCATCGTCAATCAACTCACGGAGGGCCACCTTGTGGCCTCCTATCTGGTCGCCGTCATCGTCATGCTCTTCACGGCCAGTTCCTACGCGGCCATGGTGCGCCGATACCCCGTCGCGGGTTCGGCGTACACCTACGTCCAGCAGTCCTTCGGCGGAGGACTGGGCTTCCTCGCGGGCTGGACCCTGATGCTGGACTACCTCTTCATACCGATGATCAACTTCCTCATACTTGGGCTGTACATCGGCACGCAGTTCCCCTCGGTACCGCATTGGGTCTTCATCCTGGTCGCACTGATCCTCGTATTTGTATTCAACGTCCTCGGCATCTCCATTGTGGGCAAGCTCAACTCCGTCATCGTGGTGGTCTCGCTGGCTGCCGTGATGGTCTTCGCGGTTCTGGCCATCAAGACTGCCCTGGCGGACCCGACCGCACCGGGTCTGATGGATCCGTTCATCCCCAGTAGCTCGGACTACAACCCGGTCTTCACCGGCGCCGGCGTGCTTGCCCTGTCCTTCCTCGGCTTCGACGCCGTATCCACGCTCTCCGAGGAGGCAAAAAACGCTCGCAGGGACATACCGCGTGCCATCATGCTCACTACGATTCTCGGCGGGCTGATCTTCCTCCTCGTCGCCTGGTGCGGCGCCCGCGCATACCACCTGGACGACTGGTCCCAGGCCTCCCAGGAGCTGCTCGATGCCGCAGGCATGGTGCTCTTCAGCCACGTAGGCGGAGAACCTCTCACCGTAGTCTTTCTCATCATCACCGTGGCAGGCTGTTTCGGTTCCGGCCTAGCCGGCCAAGTCGCGGTCTCCCGTATTCTCTACGCCATGGGCCGGGACGGCATCCTGCCCAGGCCACTCGGCTTCCTCTCCAAACGCCGCGGCACTCCGGTGGTCGCCGCCGCAGCCGTCTCCGTCGTCGCTCTGTTGTCGCTGGTTCTCTCCCTGGACCAAGCCGCGTACATGATCAGCTTCGGTGCGATAGCTGCATTCGCCCTCGTGAATCTCTGTGTCATCCGGACTTATCTCTTCCCCCGCGGCGGTCGACCACGACGCGCGACCGCATTGGAACTGCTGCGCTTCGGCCTCGTCCCGCTCATAGGGTTCGGCTTGAGCGTGTGGCTTTGGGTTTCGCTCAATCCGTTGACCTGGGCCATCGGCGGGATCTGGATCCTTGTGGGCTTTGGCATCCTGGTTGCCAAGACCCATGGTTTTCGTCGCCCCGTCCCCGCGCTGAAGTTCTCCGAGCCCATCCCAGACACCCAGATGATCGACGAGCTCGGCATCGGCCAGCCGCTCAAACACCACCGATGA
- a CDS encoding amidohydrolase, with amino-acid sequence MTTTIYHHATVFTAEGPEKSPDQETPDALAVRDGLILAVGPSDAVRAAAGPGAEEVDLDGRFVAPGIIDAHTHLDSFGESLAKVQLRDCSSLKQILQALVAARAADPRASRILGIGWLFDAVGAERPTAAMLDAVLPDVPVYLDANDLHSAWVNSAALAEMGIDDSTPDPVGGEIARDEFGRATGMLYETACTRYVWSFLASVVTPEDRIRSLDRAFTSYLGSGVTGATDMSMNDAQLSALRAIIDRDGRLPFPVSAHYLLEPSGSLEQDLAAVSHVAAVREDVAGSGEDGWLRISGVKFILDGVIDACTAPMRWPYADGTNADPIWGLEELLPVAEEADAEGLQLAMHAIGDRTSQIALDVVEHCAAVNGSPARRHRIEHLESVADETISRMAALGVTASMQPVHCDPAVLRNWKAVLGDSRAETGFPWQKLREAGVPMALGTDAPTAPHQPLSNLYIALTGGSAIDPSLPPYHPERVFTPEQALTALTAGSADASGIEEGRLRPGLPANFVVLDVDPFAPDPSALLKQSVVSTYVAGRCVHAATSVRS; translated from the coding sequence GTGACGACCACCATTTACCACCACGCGACCGTCTTCACCGCAGAGGGTCCCGAAAAATCTCCTGATCAGGAAACCCCCGATGCACTGGCCGTGCGGGACGGATTGATCCTCGCGGTCGGGCCGTCGGACGCCGTGCGCGCAGCGGCAGGTCCAGGTGCCGAGGAAGTGGACCTGGACGGCCGTTTTGTGGCCCCCGGCATCATCGATGCCCATACACACCTGGACAGCTTCGGGGAGTCATTGGCAAAGGTCCAACTGCGAGACTGCTCCAGTCTGAAGCAGATCCTGCAGGCGCTCGTCGCGGCGCGCGCCGCCGATCCCAGGGCGTCACGCATACTGGGCATCGGCTGGCTTTTCGATGCGGTGGGCGCTGAGCGACCCACCGCCGCAATGCTCGACGCCGTTCTCCCGGATGTGCCGGTCTACCTCGACGCGAATGACTTGCACTCCGCGTGGGTCAACTCTGCTGCACTGGCAGAGATGGGCATCGACGATTCCACTCCGGATCCTGTCGGTGGCGAGATCGCTCGGGACGAATTCGGGCGCGCGACCGGCATGCTCTATGAGACTGCTTGCACGCGCTATGTCTGGAGCTTCCTGGCCTCCGTGGTCACGCCGGAAGATCGTATCCGTTCTCTGGACCGGGCGTTCACGTCATATCTCGGGTCCGGTGTCACGGGTGCTACGGACATGTCGATGAACGACGCCCAACTGTCGGCACTGCGCGCGATCATCGACAGGGACGGTCGATTGCCGTTCCCGGTCTCGGCGCATTACCTGTTGGAGCCTTCGGGGTCATTGGAACAGGACCTGGCTGCCGTGTCGCATGTTGCGGCAGTACGTGAGGATGTTGCGGGTTCGGGCGAGGACGGCTGGTTGCGCATCTCAGGGGTGAAATTCATCCTGGACGGCGTGATCGATGCCTGCACAGCGCCCATGCGCTGGCCTTACGCAGACGGTACCAACGCCGATCCGATCTGGGGTCTTGAAGAGTTACTGCCCGTCGCGGAAGAGGCTGACGCGGAAGGGCTGCAATTGGCAATGCACGCCATTGGCGACCGCACCAGTCAGATCGCACTGGATGTAGTGGAGCACTGCGCCGCGGTGAACGGGTCACCCGCTCGACGGCATCGGATAGAGCACCTGGAATCGGTCGCGGACGAGACCATCTCTCGAATGGCTGCTCTGGGTGTGACAGCTTCGATGCAGCCTGTGCACTGTGATCCGGCTGTGCTGAGGAATTGGAAGGCAGTGCTCGGGGACTCTCGCGCCGAGACGGGCTTCCCGTGGCAGAAGTTACGCGAGGCAGGGGTGCCCATGGCGCTGGGAACAGATGCACCAACCGCTCCGCATCAACCCCTATCGAACCTGTACATCGCCCTGACGGGCGGGTCCGCGATCGACCCGTCCCTGCCGCCATACCACCCGGAGCGCGTCTTCACACCGGAGCAGGCTCTGACCGCTCTCACCGCGGGAAGTGCAGACGCTTCAGGCATCGAAGAGGGACGGCTGCGCCCCGGACTCCCGGCGAACTTCGTAGTCCTGGACGTGGATCCTTTTGCGCCCGATCCGTCCGCGCTGCTGAAGCAATCAGTGGTGAGCACCTACGTAGCAGGAAGGTGTGTGCACGCCGCGACGTCGGTCCGGAGCTGA
- a CDS encoding GyrI-like domain-containing protein — protein sequence MLHSQPQLRFHLRVEGSKEAFVLVGFRTRVPLIYEGPNQSIEQFEQNLDKAATHRLLAISNVDPAGALSVTGNISEHRTEGSELDYWHAVATSQPAPEGFDRLDIPAGLWVVFETQGTSPKVLQYL from the coding sequence GTGCTCCATTCCCAACCGCAATTGAGATTCCATCTCCGCGTTGAAGGGAGCAAAGAGGCCTTCGTACTAGTCGGTTTCAGGACCCGCGTCCCGCTGATATACGAAGGTCCGAACCAGTCCATCGAGCAGTTCGAGCAGAACCTGGACAAGGCGGCAACCCATCGATTGCTTGCTATCTCCAATGTCGACCCGGCGGGAGCGTTGTCGGTAACCGGCAACATCTCTGAGCACCGTACCGAAGGGAGCGAATTGGACTACTGGCATGCTGTAGCCACATCGCAACCAGCGCCAGAAGGATTCGACCGCCTGGACATCCCCGCCGGATTGTGGGTCGTATTCGAGACTCAGGGAACATCCCCCAAGGTTCTCCAATATCTGTAG